In Mugil cephalus isolate CIBA_MC_2020 chromosome 11, CIBA_Mcephalus_1.1, whole genome shotgun sequence, the genomic window CCCTGTCCTTACGCACCGACTCTCCTCATCCGCCGTGCCCACGTTGCCCACCTAAATCCCCCGTCGTTCATTTGTTTGGTTCCATCCATCCTTTCCCACGTGCATCAACTCCAGAGCatctcatcctccctccctcccccccacctcGCCCCCTTTTCAATCACGCTGACTTTGAAGTATCGCTTCGTCAGCTGCGTCGTGCCTTCTGTACCCATTGTTACATCACATATATCTTTGCTCTCTATTAAAACCTGGCACCTCCTCACCTCTTAAAGCCGTCCCCAAGCATCTGCCCCAGACGCTCGGCCCCATCTGTGACTCTGCCCGTTCCCCCTGCCCCTCTGTGTTCTCCCTCTTCCTTGTCCTCCCTGCCTCACctgccctctcctctcctctctctctctctccctcgtgcctccctCCTGTCCCGTGTGGCCATGCTGGAGAGCTTGTCCCGTCGCTCTCGCTCCCTGCTCTCCCTGACCTTGACCAGTCTGGCTCTGGCCCTCTCCATCCTGGCTCTCTGCACCTCCTACTGGTGTGAGGGCACCCACAAGGTGGTCAAGCCCCTGTGCCTGTCGCCTGTCAAAATGAAGAACTGTGGCCAGAACAACAGCGAGCCCTACACCACAGGTAAGGAAATGCCCCCGATGTCTTACAGGTGCTTTGCGCAACCTTTTAATGCTTAGTGCAAGCAGCTTCCTTAATGTCTTGTGTGTTAACAGATCATTTGTGCACTTTCCTCACAAATAAAGAGACATCTAACAACCACCAGCTTTAGGTGTGATCCTAAAAGTGACCCAAGACGTGTCTGTAAATCTTTGCAAAAAAGTTAAAGTTCAATATTTTATGACAACATGTTATAAAGCACATGAAGCTGGTGCATTATGCAGCATTCAATGTCACGGTGAGAAGAAGCACAGCGTTGCTTCAACCCCACGTATCTCAAAAGTTGGTGCAGCGTTTAACTTGCTGGTGGGACGTGAAGCTCCTTGACACCTCCACGGCCCCTCGCTGTTTGCTAAAATGTAAAGCCTCTCAAAGGAAAATAACCAGTTCTCTTGTGACTAATCCCAACGTCTGTCGCAGCACGTTTGCGGGcatgtcacagtttgttttttaacagcagCGGCAACAGCTCCTCAAATCGTTCTGTCTTTGATCAACAGTCGTGATGAATCCTTGGCAGGAGAATAGCCGGTGGTAATTTGAACGTTGAAACATTTTAACGGACAAGATGCCTCCCAGCTCTCCTGTAAAAAATAACGAACAAAACAACAcctggattttatttcattgcagTGTCCTACCTGCTAATTCTCAAAGCCAGTGACGGGAAAAGTGAAATCATATATTTGCAGAATTTACGCATGCCTGAAAAATCTGCAGAGATCTGGCAAACTTCCACCTTTTTCTCAGggttttctttgactttttccatttgacacctttaaaaaaaaacataaaagagtaCGTTTCCAGTACTGGATACGTGTGTAACACACGTGTACAGTTGTAATCCGACTGCCAACAAGCTTCTCCCCCTGCTTGGAAGTGATTGTCCTCGgttttggtattttattttttttaatcttttttttgttctgcagggAACAAAATTATAGCTTAGTATTCATCTGTGGGGTGTGAGGCGTCGCTCCCAAAGATTCATTCACACGTACAGGGGAGGCGAAATTACTTTCTCAGTAGATATGTTTAATCCACGCTGAGATTAACCGCTTCATAAAGAAATCAACTTTTATCGCTACATGCACAACCTTGTACAGAAAGATCCACTTTTCATAATTCACcctgatgcacaaacacacatggcaTGACAAGGTGCACACCGACGAGGCCGCGAGTGACTGCAAAACACGGAGGCTGCATGTTACTTTTGAACAGACTTGCAGATGTTTTCACCtatttcctttgtgtttctgacACTCAACTTTTACCTCTTAATTAAACCCCTATTACATCTCTGTTAATACACTTTATTGTCTTTAAATCCAAACTGGCCTCTTGGAGAATCACGTTGTTGGCGAGCCTTCGTGCATCTGCTTGTTGATACTTGCCTCTACTGTATTTTTGATTGGTCCTCAGTGAATCGGTCATCAGTGCTGGTGCCTCAGTGGaagatttgtttgtttagcGTTTGCATGATATGGATCCTTTGAATGCAGGTTTCCTCCCACGCTCTGTGACTATGCATGTCTGTCTGCAAAAGTTAGATTTCCCGTGAATGTCAGTGTGATTATGCAGGGGTTTGTTTATCGAATGTATGAGTGCCTGCTTATGTTCACTAGCTCCATGAATCAAAGTAGGAATAAACAGGTGCCAAAATAAGACCCAAGGATGCTTTGCTCATTGTCATCTTCTCCTCTCACGCAGAGAGTCCCACTCAGAACCCCTACAACCGCACACTGTCTCCAGCCAGGAGAGACGAGCTGGCCAAGATCAGGCAAAGGCAGCTGGCCAATGCCGTTCACTACATCTGGGAGACGGGGGAAGACAAGTTTGCTTTTAGATACTTTCACACGGGCTTCTGGGAAAGCTGTGAGAAACACAATGATGGTGAGGCCGTGCGAAAGTCACACTTGCGCCTGGTCACGATATTAGCCGGCGTCTGGATACTCATATAAACTGTTGTTTAAGCTTTCCGTGTTCGTCTGTGTTGTTCCACAGGGGAGAAATGTCGCAGCTTTATAGATCTAACTCCAGGGGAAACCCAAGGTATGCCGCTCCTGATGTAATGTGTACATTTTATCATTAAGTGAATGGTCCTTTCAGGAAAGCGTAAaaattttttattgtgtttgcacatgttgcAGGTGTACTCTGGCTGTCAGTTATTTCTGAGTTTACATACATCGGCCTGCTGGGCATGGGCTTCTTACTGATGTGGCTCGAAGTCTTGTGCTCTCATAAAGAGATGCACTCACTAAAAATCAATGCCTATGCAGCTATCTGTACCGTCCTGTCAGGTGAGACCcaatgtcatttacattttattattatttcttttgcaAACTTTATAACCATCTCCTTCTCCAAAAGCTCATTCTTGCCCACCTGAGTTTCATGGTTTGGACTGTTTCGTCTGTTACAGGTCTTCTTGGGATGGTGGCGCATATGATGTACACCACAGTATTTCAGATGACAGTCATTGTGGGGCCCAAAGACTGGAGGCCTCAGTCCTGGGACTACGGGTGGTCATTTGCGTAAGTGTCGGTTGAGTGCGTAAGTGCTCTTTTCAGATTTAAGTACAAACACTACTCTAGACGTGTGTTTATCTTATCTCATAGCTGATCTGAACTGTCTGTTCCCAGCCTTGCCTGGGTGTCCTTCAGTTGCTGCATGGGGGCGGCTGTGGTCACCCTCAACTCCTACACGAAGACTATCATCGAGCTTCGCCGCAAACAGAGACTGCGCCTGGAGGAAGCGAGAGCCGCCACCCACGCCCCGTCCTACGATGAGGTCGTCCCAGGGGGCGGGCTTTACTCCGTCAGTGGCCTGTTGCAGTGCCCGGACGGCATGATTGACGTGGCGTGGGCCCCGAATGGAAGCGTGGTTGGAGTGGGAAATGGGGATGTGCCGACGCTGGTTTTAGTGGGAGGCTGCGGGCCGGAGGGCTGTGAGGactgtgagagagagatggatgagATGGACGAGGCCATGGACCGAGTGGATTCCCCTTGTTAGTGGATCCGCAGCACTCACTGACTAAAAGCTCTGAGAAACTGAACAGGAGAGACACTGTTACGCATCTGGAGAAGGTCAATGTGAGCGAACAGATCCTGTTTCTTCTTGTCCTACACCTTGATGTCCAGCGGTGTAGGAATGAAGAGGGTTGAAGGCTCAGCACTTATCATTGTGTCAGGACTATGACATATGTACACTCACATGCAAGCTGGCATGTTTTCTGGGTATTTCTCAGTGCCTCATGGTGAGAAAGTAAACACACATATCTGTATGTAAAAGGATACAAATGTTTCTACTATATATTATGTGAAGTTGCAATTTATCAGGAAACCCATCTTCTCAGCGATCAGTTTGTTGAGATGGCTATTTCTTTCCCTGAGAAACCACCCAGCTTGTTATATAACCTCATCTTCCTGAGTGGGATTCATTCAACATGTTTCGCTTTTCAAGGTCTTTCCTCACTGGTGGCAAAGGTTTAGCGGCCACAGAATTTAGATGCACTGCACGTACTGTACACCAACGGCTCCAGCGAGCGGGTTTGTCCATGGAGATGCGCAGACAGACCCATAGAGATAGAGAGATTACAGAGATTTTGAAAAGTCTGCTCTCTGATGTTGAACAGAAGATTATGTGTAAACCAGTAATCCCGAGTTGGACggaaagaaggaggaatgaagtGAGAATGGAGTGGAAGGAGAGCAGCAGGTTGTGGGGGGTCAGGATGGCAGTCAGAAGGAAGCGCCGACGCGCAAAAAAACTGTAGAGCGCGTGCACACGCTGCAACACCTGCGTCAAGGAGACAACACACTTTCAGGGAAACAAACGACTTACGAATTTgtgtaaagctttttttttattatttagtgtgTTTCACGTTCATTTGCAGAGACAGTCATTTggaaagcaaaataaatgtaactacGTTTACTTCAAATATCTGTACTTTTCAAATAATCCTGGATTTGCTGTCTGGGATTAAAACAGCTGAAAACCTATAACCTGGAGCTCCATTTTTGTCAGCATCTTTCATTATGATGTGCAGTTTGTTTCTAGGTCAATGAAGTATTTATTGTACTCTGGGGAAAGGCaaataaattgatttccaaACCACAGATGTATGAGAAAACTTATACTTTATTGTACATTGAACGAAGTACAACACTCGAGAGCTACAACCCTAATTAAGACATTTcgaattatgtaaaaaaaaacataacaagcTAGCATGTTTCATACTTTTAAAACGATCATTACGTTTCTCTGTAGATGAATTTTTATTTGAGCCATGTAAAGGTTAACAGTGGaacaatatacatatatttatacagtcacTATAAATAGTTTTGGCTGTGTATGTATTGCTACTTTGCTATGTTTGCCTCTAACGGCCTGTATTTGATAAAAATTAATGAACAAacggaaaaacaaagaaagcgAAAAACTTAACCGAGAACTTGATTACAATAAAGACACTGCATGAATGAATATATACACCGAGAGGGAAGAGGGCAAAATAGAAGTTTAAAGGAAAGGACAGAGGTAAGACGCGTATAAACAGGAGTTACTTTATTGTGACATTGGTTGATAGTGGATAAGACGCATCGCATTCTCATTTTCAATCACTCCTTTGATGAACTCTCCTTCAGCCAGTCGCTCTgtgagggaaaaagaaagatgaagaaatgtccaagtgaggagaaaaaaaaaatcatagaagAGATCTAAGTGGTAAACACGAGCCTGAGTATGAACTTTGTATCTCATCTAAGAAATCCGATCTTATCgtctgtgtgggtgggtgaCGGTCGCATGCAACGGCAGTGTCACTTAAGGTTTCACGGCCAGCAGTTGGCAGTAACATAATAAAGCTTGCATGACTCAAGTGATGCCCTAAGTGTGCATGTTCCCTTCAGGTGGATTTATTGTTTGTATTATTGTTAATCCAAACAGCTTATTGTAAAATGTAATCTTCCCTACAGGATATCCGAGCATCTGCTGAAGAAAGTTAGAAAGAGCTTAAACTGATTTAATCTCCCTCCAACATCGTACACGATACACAGCACGGGGACAATGTATGTGCTCATGTGAGGACGCTTACCattgtctttcttttcaaagTAAGCCCACAGCTTGTTGGCTCTCTTCTCGGGTGTGTTCTCATCCTCTGGTAGCTTGCGCTGCTCCTCCTTGGGGATCAGCTTAAATATGGCCTGAGAGGGGGTTGGGTATGAGATAATACTGCATCATTTCTCTGAACATCCTCACagcacataaaacaaatgtgcacaaGCCAATAAGTAAGGAAGTAACCTGTATGACGGATGAGTAAGCTCATTGCCTTCTTAAGTTAATTAGATCCTTGAGCATCCACGTGGTTGACAAGCTACTGAACCAAAACAACCTGACACTGACAGTCAAGAAACTAAAGCGGTCTTCTATCGTTTGTCCCAATTACTGTCATTAGTCACTGAGCACTGTGGGTGGATATAACCAAACCAAGTGGCCTGCACTTAAATCAAGAATTCTCACATGCAAAGTGAAGTGAGTGCAGCTATGAGAGCAGTCCTAGAAAGACTGACCATTAAACGCAGACTATTGAAATCCAGCGGATTGTAAATGGCTAAGTGACTGTGCACTTTAGGTTCAGGTCTTTAAGTGTGTGTCCCAGTTAGAGTGGAAGCACTCATCTCCAACATTTAAGACACCTAGATTAACATGGATTAGTGCCAAGACTCAGGCCACAGGCCAAACACCAAGATGTCATCTCTTTTCTCCCTGGATTCTCCCTCCATCTTGCCCCTCTGGTCTTGTGGTCTGCATAGTTCAGACTGTGAGCATGTAGATGGATAACGAGGTAGTGAGGAGGTAGCCACTTATAAGTAATTATACCATACACAGTCAAGTGTCTGCTGTATACCTGACCCTGTTTAAACCCTTTATTTAACAGTCTACACCATTGCTCTAGTGTACTTGTCTATTTGTGCATTAAATTTCCTCATGATTCCTCATGATTTCTCATGAATGGCCTCAAATCCATATACAGCACATCCATTCTTTAGattaagtcaaaaaaaaatatataaaaaaggttgTAAGGAAGGTTGTTTTATGTCTGCCTCCTGCCTGCTATTTTGCAgacttttgtgttgttgtatgcCTCTGCATTGCCATTATGGCTTTAAAATTCAACTGTTATGCAGTGATTGTAAACATGATGCTTATGGACTCAGGCCAGTTGGCCAGAAATTAAATCCCATTACTATGCCAGCTGGATTCTCAGCTGATCTGTCTAAACCTCTTACAATGCTGTATCATTtgtcttaaaacaaaaaacaggaaactttaCAACAATAATCATATTTCGTTTTTTAGTGTACGAAAACAATGtctgaaatgtattattattatagtatatgGTCTAAATGTCAGTGTCGGGGGTAAAAGAAACATGGATTAAACTCAGGATGACCAGTGGACCCTCTGCTAGCCTTGACATACCCGAGTAGGACTAGTTATATTGTCTGAGAGCTAAACCTATAATCACAGATTATCAGGAGTTTCAGGCTCAAATAGAAGGGCTAATAGGGCTGTTAATTAGGACGTGCATACCCTGACGGTGATGGTTAGACTTTACAGACAGGAGGCAGTCAAAGCAATAATGTTATTCAGTAACTCCACAAGCTGTGGCCTCAAACATGCCGTTCCACTGAGTTAAACCAACACCTGCCATCAAAACCTCAAAGATTTAAAGCTGGTGTGTTGGATTGCTTTATGTCAGTTAATCCTTTTGATATTTTCCTTCCGTTGCAGATGAAAAGCTTTCCCTTAGGACCACGAGCAACGTTAGTCCTCAGTATTCATTTACATCACTAATAATTATGGTCAAAGAACagattttctgtctctctcgAGTGAAAACTGTCACAGGCGGCGCTTCAGACGTGAATAAAACGTTGGGATGAGATTAATCTGTTTCTGAAAAGACCACGGTTCAAATAGCAGTTCAAAAGCTTGAACAGTTAACTTCTTCTTTGTCATCATTTCATTAGTAGCACATGATTCAGCCTTTACCTGGCAGATCTCCGTCACTTCTGTCTTGTTGATGTATCCGTTCTTGTCCAcatcaaacagagagaaagCCCACTCCAGCTTTCTGGTTGTCTTCCCAGTGGAGGTCATGTGCAGAGCAATGATGTACTCCTTGAAGTCCAAAGTGCCGTCGTCGTTGGTGTCAAAGGAGCGGAACACATGCCGTGCGTAGCTCTTGGCATCGCTGTCAGGGAAGAAGCGGGTGTAGATCTCCTCAAACTCCTCTGGTGTAATACGTCCCGTTGGACACTGCTTCTGAAAGTTCTCGTACCACTGACTGATTTCATTCTCGGTGAACTTGGTGGTGAGCTTCAGGTCCTCCAGGATCTCCTTGGATAGTGCGCTACTGGTGCTATTTCCCATGGTAGTTGCTCTTCAGTGTCTTAATTCTGTCAAACTCCCTGGCAAGTATTTGCCACCTGAGCCCTTCGGAggttttcttctcctctgccaaAGACTCTCTTCTTTTTCCCAAAATGTAATTGTGCTCCCTGGCTTgatgtcttcttcttttgatgTTAAAGGCAAATGAGAAGCCTAAAAGAAATGTGATTTAGAAATGTGACATAATCCACTCGTGAAATTTGAAATTCTAAACAACAGCTCAGCAAAGCTCTCGACGGTCAAACCCTTACCTATGTTGGCAGACGATGCCGGAGTGTCTGTCTCGACGGTAAGACAGGAAGAGATAAGGAGGGTCGGGGGAAACACACTCCTCAAGTAGATGACTGCGTTAATTCTGTTAATGCGGGATTTAAGGTGGATGAGCGTTTGACTAAACTGACCCCCCAGATCCCAGTTTCCTGTATCTGTGAGTCTATAGTGTATGACAGTGTTCAGTTGTTCCTTCtattaaatgatttataaaCCACAGGAAGTCACATGTGATGTTGTAGCCCAGAGGTTCACAGTGTGACCCATTAGCTCAATATCAGTCCATCTAAAAGACCAACACGTCTTGCTAATCTAATAAAGATTAACCGCTATGACACTGAAAGTTGAAAGTGTCACAAAATCATAAAAACTTGAGTCTATTAAACAGTAGCTTCATGTTCTTCTGCAACTTGTTTGTTATTTCAGTAGTGGATTGCAGTGGGTTTAGTGGACCACTGACATCTATTTCCAGACAACCATCTGTCCGGGTCAGTTTATCTCCTTCTTTCTTGGTCACCCCTACCTCCAATCCCACCTACACATACCTAAACATGACAACCTGTCCTTCAACATTGGGCCCCAGGTGTCATACTTTGAAAGTTTTCTGATTTACACACTGAATATCCTGCGTGGGCTCAGTTCCAGTTCATCTTTCGATATTTCTTCCTGTTGACACTCATCACTGTACAGGAAGCGACGCGGCAATTATCAGCTCATCAAACTCACCTCGTGACTCTTGGTTGATACATTCGCATCATTAGTCTGATTTATTTGTATCTGTGTTGGTTAGACTCAAAGTGTTACCTTGATTGTCTTAAGTGACGTCTCAGACTGGAGATGGGGTACATCAGCTGATTATGTTAATTAGGCAAAACACAAGTAAACGTCAAAAATGAAAGCATTTCTTCCATGCACACTGACAGTTGCATCTAATGACAAtcagtcattatttattttacagaggGATGGTTTTTGCTCTATAAATATGCTCTTTGAGTCTATTGGATTACTCATGCTCCGCCCCGTCCCACCCAATCCAGCACTTAGCCAATtaccatcatcttcatcctgtGAGCGCGATGGCCCAAAGAATTACCCCCGTTTCTCCGCAGAACAATCCCCGACATCTGACCTCTACCCTAGGCTGGGCTAATTGCGAGAGCTAGAACAAGCAAGGATTTGCAGTTACTATTGAAGGTTTTTCCACCTGTTTAGAGGGTGAAGACACATATGAACATCTTGGCACAATTACTCTGAGATTGCAAGAgatctcattaaaaaaatgaaaaggaaaaaaaatgaagaaattctTTGAAACAGTAAGATGTGTAAGatctatctttcttttttcagactTACATTTGATACACATAAAACCGATCTTCAACAGAAGTAGAAGTCAGCATATCTAAAAATATCGGAAATCAGGCCGATGCCAAGTTCCAAGTGGGCAGGGCAGCATTACACCGCATTAATGGGCTGCACTGAGCTTCacctgtgtcactgtgtcaaATGTTACCTCTGACGTTTAGGCCCATTTATTTCTAAGTCCTTCCCCGGGATGgcagtttctgaaacaaagAGTTTACGTGCAATTAAAGTTTATTCACTTTTGattcttgtgtatttgttaatgATTAATCCGGGAGGTTGATTTCAGGTCTGGGAGggtgttttacattttaagaacCGCAAAGTTGATCGGTGCACCTTTATACAAAAGAGCAGCGAGGAAATAATAAGAACCTAACAAGAAATGGAATGCTGAGCGGGACAATGCTTTAAAAGAAGTCCATTCTTGGCCCAAACAATGCCTTGGTCGGACACAATCTCAGGTCTTAAGGCTGAAAGcaagagggaaagaggaagggagTTGTTTCTAGATAAATCTCTGTTAATGGGtcataattacatttaatgacAGACGAGAGCTTCCTACTGAACACAAGGAAGGAGAGGAACAAACAAACTACTTCCACAATCTTGAAGATTGCGTACGCCATTTTGTGAGGCCTTAAGTAGGTGGCATATTTGAGAAAGGCACTTGGGCGCCTGCTCGCATTTCTACACACACTGTGCTGAGAGAGTCGCTGAAACCATAGAGAGTTTCACATTTAAGAGAGTCACACTGATTAATTTATAGAACCTTCAAAcccatttttcaccaagatctaaGCGGAGCATGGAGGTGAGTAATACTACACTTTTTACACCCAGCGGAACGTTTATTTGTGTCCTTACCAATTCATTTTACGTACATGTATTTCAAAATGGTTAAATAACAGATACTGGTAAAAATAACTGGGTGTAGAGTGTTACGGACTCATGAGGTTGCGCAGTCAATTAGTGCAGTTAACGGGATAAAGCAGTCCCTCAGGATTTgttggcttctgtagctacagCCGTATCCAAAATTTAATGCCACAGTTTGTGGTTTGTGCTATTTCCCATTTAATGTACCATATTTAATCTATCCCAATCCACTACTGGGTCAGTCATTACAGACTTCTATTATAAAGTGTCAAGGATTTGAAGAatattgaataatttaaaataatcgTTTCTGGAAATATGATTGAAATGCTGCAGAAGACAGACCAGAAAATATATGTGCTGGAAATATGATGCCATGAAATAATATGAAGCTGGTGAGCTTTTCGTATAAACTGTGAAGGGCAGGCATCTGCTCAGCTTCCTATTGTCCTCCAGCTCAACTTTGACCCATCTCGATTGTTTCCAGATCATATTATTTGCCTAAAGATGTGTCTACTGCCTAaagatgtgttttcattatattgtatattgtgtaAGACAGAATTGGGTGATACATTTTATTATAGGCTTCATAAATAGTCAAAGAGGCCTGGACATTTTTGACCCAGGAGGACAAATGTTGCATGGTTGATGGGAAGACAATATGAGAGTTAAACAGGTACAGTAGCTTGAAAGAAGAGTTGGATGAAGTGATAAATATTAACACATCATCATATGTAATTATGTATGCATACCATCAGAGACTATTGGACAATGTTAATTTACCAACCTTGAAGTGATATAAGTGgaagtaaaaactgaaaagtgGATGTAAATGGATTTTTAATCAGGACTGTGTCCCATGCTGTAGGATCAAGAAAGAGGAAGCTGTAGTGATCCCTCTCCGTCAAAACCAGCCATGACAGACAAGATGGAAACCCTCGATCCTTCAGCTTTAACGGATGCCGCCTCTACTGTCACTTACAACCCTCAGTCTGAGACAGTGACCTTACCAAAAGGAGTTGTCTCAGTGGCCGGCCTCACCGTGGTGACTGGGGGCGTTGAGCTGTCCTGTGGATCCTGCATGCTGGCCTTTGGTTTCTGGGGAACCCTCATCAGCTTCAGTTGCATAGGAGTGGGTCTGTGGGACCAAAAGTACCAGACAAAAGAGGGAAcctctctcttgctggggctgGGATTAGTGATTCTGGCCTTGTGCTCTGTGATGGTGACTGGTGTGGTGGTGTTTCACCTCCTgaccaagaaaaagaaagatatgaCACGAGATGAGAGAGAAGACGGGAAAGAAGTTCTTGTAGAGAGTGGGAGGGTAATTAAAAAAGTCACAGTATAAGAAAAAATGAAGATTTTATTTGCAAAATGTTAGTTAAATTTATTAACTAGTGGTATATATAGAGTTAGGTCTGTCCAAAGTCTGCTGGATTTACAGTTTGACagtttcacaaaaataaaaccaaccaaACCCTGGGCTAATCGAGACTTACAATCGAGACAGACTTGTCAAACTGACAAAGAAAGGGGAACAGGTTTCTTTGGAGACCACAGTAGTGGAAACTTGGAAAATAACTGTAGTTATTTTTGTAACATTATTAATCAAATGTGCCCCTCCCcccaaatcaaacaaaaatactgtGAATGTTAAAAATTTAAAGGAGGATTGAGTGAAGAAAGCTAAAAGAACAGGGTGATGTCAATGTTTggtcagacatgttttttttccctgaaaatACTAAATAGATGTAAAACTGAAACCACATGCATGACTCCACCAGGATTAGGAACAAAAGCCTT contains:
- the rcvrn2 gene encoding recoverin 2; the protein is MGNSTSSALSKEILEDLKLTTKFTENEISQWYENFQKQCPTGRITPEEFEEIYTRFFPDSDAKSYARHVFRSFDTNDDGTLDFKEYIIALHMTSTGKTTRKLEWAFSLFDVDKNGYINKTEVTEICQAIFKLIPKEEQRKLPEDENTPEKRANKLWAYFEKKDNERLAEGEFIKGVIENENAMRLIHYQPMSQ
- the si:ch211-149k23.9 gene encoding germ cell-specific gene 1-like protein: MLESLSRRSRSLLSLTLTSLALALSILALCTSYWCEGTHKVVKPLCLSPVKMKNCGQNNSEPYTTESPTQNPYNRTLSPARRDELAKIRQRQLANAVHYIWETGEDKFAFRYFHTGFWESCEKHNDGEKCRSFIDLTPGETQGVLWLSVISEFTYIGLLGMGFLLMWLEVLCSHKEMHSLKINAYAAICTVLSGLLGMVAHMMYTTVFQMTVIVGPKDWRPQSWDYGWSFALAWVSFSCCMGAAVVTLNSYTKTIIELRRKQRLRLEEARAATHAPSYDEVVPGGGLYSVSGLLQCPDGMIDVAWAPNGSVVGVGNGDVPTLVLVGGCGPEGCEDCEREMDEMDEAMDRVDSPC